From a single Lolium rigidum isolate FL_2022 chromosome 7, APGP_CSIRO_Lrig_0.1, whole genome shotgun sequence genomic region:
- the LOC124671661 gene encoding L-ascorbate oxidase homolog: protein MAAAAAALVTLACVCSLVLSVHGEAPYKFFDWNVSYGDINPLGVPQQGILINGQFPGPEIDCETNANLIINVHNSLPEPFLLSWNGIQQRKNSWQDGVSGTNCPIPPGQNYTYRMQAKDQIGSFFYYPSLAFHKAAGGFGAIRINSRPRVPVPFPPPADEYTVLIGDWYNATHKALQTTMDNGTQLPFPDAILINGKGPHGGANFTVQQGNTYRLRISNVGIQNTLNFMIQDHNVTLVEVEGTHTVQNTYTSLDVHVGQSLSVLVSADRLPRDYHIVVSTRFTNQTLNSTAVLHYAGSSFPAWGRPPVVNTSDVDFSLEQARSIRTNLTASGPRPNPQGSYHYGSINVTRTIRLANSAGQVDGKLRYGVNGVSYVDSDTPLKLADYYNLTGVFKMGGIADEPATTNGTGPNETNTGTELQNVTAVMDSDHRSFVEVVFENNEDTVQSWHLDGYSVFVVGMEKGVWSEQSRTTYNLVDAVARCTVQVYPRAWTAIFIALDNVGMWNLRSEDWTRRYLGQQFYLRVYTPTHSFRDELPIPDNALLCGQATNTSGLPFSLY, encoded by the exons atggcggcggcggcggcggcgctggttaCGCTCGCGTGCGTCTGCTCGCTCGTCCTCTCCGTGCACGGCGAGGCCCCGTACAAGTTCTTCGACTGGAATGTCAGCTATGGCGACATCAACCCGCTCGGAGTTCCGCAGCAG GGAATTCTCATCAACGGGCAGTTTCCGGGGCCGGAGATCGACTGTGAGACGAACGCCAATCTGATCATCAACGTGCACAACAGCTTGCCGGAGCCATTCCTACTTTCATG GAATGGGATCCAGCAAAGAAAGAACTCGTGGCAGGATGGCGTGTCCGGCACCAATTGCCCCATCCCTCCTGGCCAGAACTACACTTACCGTATGCAGGCGAAGGATCAGATTGGCAGCTTCTTCTACTACCCCTCACTCGCCTTCCACAAGGCTGCCGGTGGCTTCGGCGCCATCCGCATCAACAGCCGCCCCCGCGTCCCGGTCCCGTTTCCCCCGCCGGCCGACGAGTATACCGTGCTCATCGGTGATTGGTACAACGCCACCCACAAG GCTCTGCAAACCACGATGGACAACGGAACGCAGCTGCCTTTCCCGGACGCCATCCTGATCAATGGCAAGGGGCCGCACGGCGGCGCAAACTTCACCGTCCAGCAAGGGAACACGTACAGGCTGCGCATCTCCAATGTGGGCATTCAGAACACTCTGAACTTCATGATCCAAGACCACAACGTGACGCTCGTGGAGGTGGAGGGCACACACACGGTGCAGAACACCTACACCTCCCTCGACGTCCATGTCGGGCAGTCGCTGTCCGTGCTCGTCTCCGCCGACCGCCTGCCCAGGGACTACCACATCGTCGTCTCCACCCGCTTCACCAACCAAACCCTCAACTCCACCGCCGTGCTGCACTACGCCGGCTCGAGCTTCCCCGCTTGGGGGCGGCCACCTGTTGTGAACACCAGCGACGTTGATTTTTCGCTTGAGCAGGCTCGCTCCATCAG GACGAACCTAACGGCGAGCGGGCCAAGGCCAAACCCACAGGGGTCGTACCACTACGGGTCCATCAATGTGACCCGCACCATCAGGCTGGCCAACTCGGCTGGGCAGGTCGACGGTAAGCTGAGGTATGGCGTGAATGGCGTGTCATACGTGGATTCTGACACGCCCCTCAAGTTGGCTGACTACTACAACCTCACCGGCGTGTTCAAGATGGGCGGTATCGCAGATGAGCCCGCGACAACCAACGGGACAGGTCCGAATGAGACCAACACCGGCACGGAGTTGCAGAATGTGACGGCCGTCATGGACTCCGACCACCGCTCCTTCGTCGAAGTGGTGTTCGAGAACAATGAGGACACCGTCCAGAGCTGGCACCTCGATGGGTATAGCGTCTTCGTAGTCGG GATGGAAAAAGGAGTGTGGAGCGAGCAGAGCAGGACAACCTACAATCTTGTGGATGCAGTTGCGCGCTGCACGGTGCAA GTGTATCCTAGAGCATGGACAGCCATCTTCATCGCACTGGACAACGTGGGCATGTGGAACCTGAGATCAGAGGATTGGACAAGGAGGTACCTAGGCCAACAGTTCTACCTCCGGGTGTACACGCCAACACATTCCTTCCGTGATGAGCTCCCCATCCCGGACAATGCTCTCCTTTGTGGCCAGGCaaccaacaccagcggcctcccCTTCTCTCTATACTAA